A genomic region of Acidimicrobiales bacterium contains the following coding sequences:
- a CDS encoding nucleoside deaminase → MGRGGADGDRDGLPGDGRTAWAALEAPWRAAFEQAWASYAAGSLGIGAVLTDPTGAVVATGRNRLLETEAPPGQVAGSTVAHAEVNALASVPVGRGRHLAIWSTLEPCLQCSGAIVMAAVPVVRFAGGDPLCDGLAGIAGCTPFVADRWPALHGPRPDRFGTLGALLPLARFVTLDRGDVVVTAYTARHPDLADLAGALAASGELDRLVAGGATTADVVAALWDRLPVLA, encoded by the coding sequence CGAGGGGGGGCGGACGGGGATCGGGACGGCCTCCCGGGCGACGGGCGGACGGCCTGGGCGGCGCTCGAGGCACCGTGGCGGGCGGCGTTCGAGCAGGCGTGGGCGTCGTACGCCGCCGGCAGCCTCGGGATCGGCGCCGTGCTCACCGACCCCACCGGCGCGGTCGTCGCCACCGGCCGGAACCGCCTGCTCGAGACCGAGGCGCCGCCCGGCCAGGTCGCCGGGTCGACGGTCGCGCACGCCGAGGTCAACGCGCTGGCGTCGGTCCCCGTCGGGCGGGGCCGGCACCTCGCCATCTGGTCGACCCTCGAGCCGTGCCTCCAGTGCAGCGGGGCCATCGTCATGGCGGCCGTGCCGGTCGTCCGCTTCGCCGGCGGCGACCCGCTGTGCGACGGGCTCGCCGGCATCGCCGGCTGCACGCCCTTCGTCGCCGACCGCTGGCCGGCGCTGCACGGGCCCCGGCCCGACCGCTTCGGCACGCTCGGCGCCCTGCTCCCGCTGGCCCGGTTCGTCACCCTGGACCGCGGCGACGTGGTCGTCACCGCCTACACGGCCCGCCACCCGGACCTGGCCGACCTGGCCGGCGCGCTGGCGGCGTCCGGCGAGCTCGACCGGCTCGTCGCCGGGGGCGCGACGACGGCCGACGTCGTCGCCGCCCTCTGGGACCGCCTGCCCGTGCTCGCCTGA